A single genomic interval of Pseudomonas sp. FeN3W harbors:
- a CDS encoding TrbC/VirB2 family protein — translation MTHAHAFRVSVNPPSHLFILARLRSLARPAAQGLLLAALLLFLAGTAQAAGSSMPWEGPLQSILESIQGPVARIVAVIIIIATGLALAFGDTSGGFRKLIQIVFGLSIAFAASSFFLSFFSFSGGAVV, via the coding sequence ATGACGCACGCCCATGCTTTCCGTGTTTCCGTAAATCCGCCTTCGCACCTGTTCATCCTCGCGCGGCTGCGCAGCCTGGCCCGCCCTGCGGCGCAAGGGCTGCTGCTGGCCGCGCTGCTGCTGTTCCTGGCCGGAACTGCGCAGGCCGCCGGTTCCTCGATGCCCTGGGAAGGCCCGCTGCAATCCATCCTCGAATCCATCCAGGGGCCGGTGGCGCGCATCGTCGCGGTCATCATCATCATCGCCACGGGCCTCGCGCTGGCCTTCGGCGACACGTCGGGGGGCTTTCGAAAGCTGATTCAGATCGTGTTCGGCCTGAGCATCGCCTTCGCCGCGTCCTCGTTCTTCCTGTCGTTCTTCTCGTTCTCTGGCGGGGCCGTCGTATGA
- a CDS encoding TrbI/VirB10 family protein — MSQDDTPDLATPQAGKIAPETVALRAQPRPVTRLNRRTLAVLVGGLSVAVLGATIWSLQPQRRGANEQTELYNVDRVSKSEGLDGLPADYSKLPPALPPAVPELGPPLPGDLGPAIVASQQPVTPGYSSPGHDPEDALRKEADAAAASSVFFRSGGQSQAAATVAQAAPGAPGVANTLAAFDPLAAGPAPTAAQPADPTTVQDRQDQKEAFLKAGSTETRNSGNLALPASPYQVMAGTVIAGALVTGIKSDLPGDVIGTVTEPVYDTATGKFLLIPQGSRILGRYNSQVSYGQSRVQVVWNRIILPDTSSLTLDNLVGTDPAGYAGLEDDVDWHWNRIFAGAALTTLLGVGAELAAPENRQDGNRIVIAGRDSAQDSINQVGQEITRRNMNIQPTLTERPGLPVRIIVNRDLVLRPYQPLFFNRGASQ, encoded by the coding sequence ATGAGCCAGGACGACACCCCCGACCTCGCCACGCCGCAGGCGGGCAAGATCGCGCCCGAGACGGTGGCGCTGCGCGCCCAGCCGCGCCCGGTCACGCGCCTGAATCGCCGCACGCTGGCCGTCCTCGTCGGCGGCCTGTCGGTCGCCGTACTCGGGGCCACGATCTGGTCGCTCCAGCCGCAGCGGCGCGGGGCCAATGAGCAGACCGAGCTTTACAACGTCGATCGCGTCTCGAAGTCCGAAGGATTGGACGGCCTGCCGGCCGACTACTCGAAGCTGCCGCCAGCCTTGCCGCCCGCTGTGCCCGAGCTGGGGCCGCCGCTGCCCGGTGACCTTGGCCCGGCCATCGTCGCTTCGCAGCAGCCGGTAACGCCGGGCTATTCGTCGCCAGGCCATGATCCCGAAGATGCCTTGCGCAAGGAGGCGGACGCGGCGGCGGCCTCGTCGGTGTTCTTCCGCTCAGGCGGCCAGAGCCAGGCCGCCGCCACGGTCGCGCAAGCTGCGCCGGGTGCGCCTGGTGTTGCAAACACACTCGCGGCCTTCGATCCTCTCGCTGCCGGGCCTGCCCCGACGGCGGCCCAGCCCGCCGACCCGACGACGGTGCAGGATCGGCAAGACCAGAAAGAGGCTTTCCTGAAAGCCGGTTCTACGGAAACCCGCAATTCCGGCAATCTGGCGTTGCCTGCGTCGCCTTATCAGGTGATGGCCGGAACGGTGATCGCCGGCGCGCTGGTGACAGGCATCAAGTCGGACTTGCCGGGCGACGTGATCGGCACCGTGACGGAGCCGGTCTATGACACGGCCACCGGCAAGTTCCTGCTGATCCCACAGGGGTCGCGCATCCTCGGGCGCTACAACAGTCAGGTCAGCTACGGGCAGAGCCGCGTGCAAGTGGTGTGGAACCGGATCATCTTGCCCGACACGTCCTCGCTGACGCTCGACAACCTAGTGGGCACCGACCCGGCTGGCTACGCAGGCTTGGAGGATGACGTGGACTGGCACTGGAACCGCATCTTTGCCGGTGCGGCGCTGACGACGCTGCTGGGCGTCGGCGCCGAGCTGGCCGCGCCGGAGAACCGCCAGGATGGCAACCGCATCGTCATCGCCGGGCGCGACAGCGCCCAGGACAGCATCAATCAGGTCGGCCAAGAGATCACCCGACGCAACATGAACATCCAGCCGACGCTGACCGAGCGGCCTGGCTTGCCGGTTCGCATCATCGTCAACCGTGATCTGGTGCTGCGGCCGTACCAGCCGCTGTTCTTCAATCGGGGAGCTTCGCAATGA
- the trbE gene encoding conjugal transfer protein TrbE translates to MLNLAEYRQRPALLADWLPWAGLVAPGVVLNKDGSFQRTARFRGPDLDSATQGELIATSARLNNALRRLGSGWALFIEAERRAAADYPHSEFPEPLSWLVDEERRSAFEDTGHHFESGYHLTLVYLPPEESRARAAKMLYENTPTNGVDWRERLQAFVAETDRVFDLLDGVMPEIAWLDDSQTLTYLHATISTRRYRIGVPEVPFHIDALLTDSPLVGGLAPMLGDQHLRVVSVRGFPTSTWPGILDDLNRLGFGYRWSTRFLCLDKSEAERELGRLRRQWFAKRKNVIALLRETIFQQESPLVDTDANNKAADADAALQELGSDQVAFGYLTATVTVMDEDAGAADEKLRMVERVIQGRGFVTIPETLNAVDAWLSSLPGNAYANVRQPIVSTLNLAHMMPVSAVWAGPEKNDHLDGPPLIVTRTDGATPFRLVTHIGDVGHTLVAGPTGMGKSVLLATLVMQFRRYRGSRIFAFDMGRSMRATILGLGGEHYDLGTDGEIAFQPLARIDREGYRTWAAEWIEGRLLHEGVAVSPDEKAAIWSALGSLAGAPVEQRTMTGLSVLLQSNALRQALAPYVLGGAHGKLLDADHDRLGMADVQCFEMEELMHSKAAVMAVLQYLFARFDERFDGAPTLLILDEAWLFLDDPVFAARIRQWLKTLRKRNVSVIFATQSLADIKDSSIAPAIIESCASRIFLPNPQATEPQIRTIYEGFGLNSRQIEIVATAQPKRDYYYQSRLGNRLFDLDLGSAALAFAGASTPQDQRDIDRALLDAGVPGFAGAWLRHRGLDWAADLLPSFPGLAPGSLADHPLENLP, encoded by the coding sequence ATGCTGAACCTTGCCGAATACCGCCAGCGTCCCGCGCTGCTCGCCGACTGGTTGCCCTGGGCCGGGCTGGTGGCGCCGGGCGTCGTCTTGAACAAGGACGGCAGTTTCCAGCGCACGGCCCGGTTTCGCGGGCCTGACCTCGACAGCGCAACGCAAGGCGAGCTGATCGCCACGTCGGCACGCTTGAACAACGCGCTGCGCCGGCTGGGTTCGGGCTGGGCGCTGTTCATCGAGGCCGAGCGCCGCGCTGCCGCCGATTACCCGCATTCCGAGTTTCCCGAGCCGCTGTCGTGGCTGGTGGACGAAGAACGCCGCTCGGCCTTCGAGGATACCGGCCATCACTTCGAGAGCGGCTATCACCTGACGCTGGTGTACCTGCCGCCCGAGGAATCCCGCGCCCGCGCCGCCAAGATGCTCTACGAGAACACGCCGACGAATGGCGTGGACTGGCGCGAGCGGCTGCAGGCCTTCGTCGCGGAAACGGATCGGGTCTTCGACCTGCTCGATGGCGTCATGCCGGAAATCGCCTGGCTGGACGACAGCCAGACGCTGACCTACCTGCACGCGACCATATCGACACGGCGCTACCGCATCGGCGTGCCCGAAGTGCCGTTCCACATCGACGCGCTGCTGACCGACTCGCCGCTGGTCGGTGGCCTGGCGCCCATGCTGGGCGACCAGCACCTGCGCGTGGTGTCGGTGCGCGGTTTCCCGACCTCGACCTGGCCGGGGATTCTGGACGACCTCAACCGCCTGGGATTTGGGTATCGCTGGAGTACGCGCTTTCTGTGCCTCGACAAATCCGAGGCGGAACGGGAGTTGGGGCGCCTGCGCCGGCAGTGGTTCGCCAAGCGCAAGAACGTCATCGCGCTGCTGCGCGAAACGATCTTCCAGCAGGAAAGCCCGCTGGTCGATACCGACGCGAACAATAAGGCGGCGGACGCGGATGCCGCCTTGCAGGAACTGGGCAGCGATCAAGTCGCCTTCGGCTACCTGACGGCGACCGTCACCGTCATGGACGAGGACGCCGGCGCAGCCGACGAGAAGCTGCGCATGGTGGAGCGCGTCATCCAGGGCCGGGGCTTCGTCACCATCCCCGAAACGCTCAACGCCGTGGATGCGTGGCTGTCCTCGCTCCCCGGCAACGCCTACGCCAATGTGCGCCAGCCCATCGTCTCGACGCTGAACCTGGCGCACATGATGCCGGTGTCGGCGGTATGGGCCGGGCCGGAGAAGAACGACCACCTCGACGGCCCGCCGCTGATCGTCACCCGCACCGATGGCGCGACGCCGTTCCGGCTGGTGACGCACATCGGCGACGTGGGCCACACGCTGGTCGCCGGCCCGACCGGCATGGGCAAGTCGGTCCTGCTCGCCACGCTGGTCATGCAGTTCCGCCGCTATCGCGGCTCGCGCATCTTCGCGTTCGACATGGGGCGTTCCATGCGCGCCACCATCCTCGGGCTGGGAGGCGAGCACTACGACCTGGGCACGGATGGCGAAATCGCCTTCCAGCCACTCGCCCGCATCGACCGCGAGGGCTACCGCACCTGGGCGGCTGAGTGGATCGAAGGCCGCTTGCTGCACGAAGGCGTGGCGGTCAGTCCAGACGAGAAGGCGGCCATCTGGTCAGCACTCGGCAGCCTGGCCGGTGCGCCGGTGGAGCAGCGCACCATGACCGGCCTGTCGGTGCTCTTGCAGTCCAACGCGCTGCGGCAGGCGCTCGCACCCTATGTGCTGGGCGGTGCCCACGGCAAGCTGCTGGACGCCGACCACGACCGGCTGGGTATGGCGGACGTGCAGTGCTTCGAGATGGAGGAGCTGATGCACAGCAAGGCCGCTGTCATGGCCGTGCTGCAGTACCTCTTTGCGCGTTTCGACGAACGCTTCGACGGTGCGCCCACGCTGTTGATCCTCGATGAAGCGTGGCTGTTCTTGGATGACCCGGTGTTCGCAGCGCGCATCCGCCAGTGGCTCAAGACGCTACGCAAACGAAACGTCAGCGTCATTTTCGCCACGCAGTCGCTCGCGGACATCAAGGATTCGAGCATCGCGCCCGCGATCATCGAAAGCTGCGCAAGCCGCATCTTCCTGCCCAACCCGCAGGCGACCGAGCCGCAGATTCGCACGATCTACGAGGGCTTCGGCCTCAACAGCCGCCAGATCGAAATCGTCGCCACCGCGCAACCCAAGCGCGACTACTACTACCAATCCCGCCTCGGCAACCGCCTGTTCGACCTCGACCTGGGGTCGGCAGCGCTGGCGTTTGCGGGCGCGTCCACGCCGCAAGACCAGCGCGACATCGACCGCGCGCTGCTGGACGCCGGCGTGCCCGGCTTCGCGGGCGCCTGGCTGCGCCATCGCGGCCTCGATTGGGCGGCCGACCTGCTGCCCTCGTTCCCCGGCCTCGCGCCGGGTTCCCTCGCTGACCACCCCCTGGAGAACCTGCCATGA
- the trbL gene encoding P-type conjugative transfer protein TrbL: MNDVTIIDQFLNTFATYIDSGFGLLRGEVAFLTATLIVIDMTIAGLYWAMSHATGQGEDVIAKLLRKVLYVGSFAYILNNFNWLASIVFRSFAGLGITATGSAITMENFLQPGRLAKTGIDAGAPILEQIGEMAGFPEVFVNLDPIVVMFLAWLVVVLCFFVLAIQLFITLIEFKLTTLAGFVLVPFALWNKTSFLAEKVLGNVVSAGVKVLVLAVIVGIGSGLFSQFQVHPAEPNIDHALVIMLASLTLLALGIFGPGIATGLVSGAPQLGAGAMAGAAVGAAGTAVAVGAVATGVGGAVAAGARMAPAAAKLAGSGARAATSAASSAKSAFQTGSAAAGGGAKGAMAGLGNVAKTGAQSAGRAAASRASAAGQRMAAPFRAGWNGDAGASAGQTTTSEAPAGAAAAQPAEQPAWAKRLQRRQQLTHAATTTAHTLRGGDGGGSGQGPSLRGSDD; the protein is encoded by the coding sequence ATGAATGACGTGACCATCATCGACCAGTTCCTCAACACCTTCGCCACCTACATCGACTCGGGTTTCGGGCTGCTGCGTGGCGAAGTGGCGTTCCTCACGGCCACGCTGATCGTCATCGACATGACGATCGCCGGGCTGTATTGGGCCATGAGCCACGCCACCGGCCAGGGCGAGGACGTGATCGCCAAGCTGCTGCGCAAGGTGCTCTACGTCGGCTCCTTCGCCTACATCCTCAACAACTTCAACTGGCTGGCCAGCATCGTGTTCCGCTCGTTCGCCGGGCTGGGCATCACCGCCACTGGCTCGGCCATCACGATGGAGAACTTCTTGCAGCCGGGCCGGCTCGCCAAGACCGGCATCGACGCCGGAGCGCCGATTCTGGAGCAGATCGGCGAGATGGCGGGCTTCCCCGAGGTGTTCGTGAACCTCGATCCCATCGTGGTGATGTTCCTTGCGTGGCTGGTCGTGGTGCTGTGCTTCTTCGTACTGGCGATCCAGCTTTTCATCACGCTGATCGAATTCAAGCTGACCACGCTCGCCGGGTTCGTGCTGGTGCCCTTCGCGCTGTGGAACAAGACCTCGTTCCTGGCCGAGAAGGTGCTGGGCAACGTCGTGTCCGCTGGCGTCAAGGTCCTGGTGCTGGCCGTGATCGTCGGCATCGGATCGGGCCTGTTCTCGCAGTTCCAAGTCCATCCCGCCGAACCGAACATCGACCACGCGCTGGTCATCATGCTGGCCTCGCTCACCTTGCTGGCGCTCGGGATCTTCGGCCCTGGCATCGCCACGGGCCTTGTGTCCGGTGCGCCCCAACTCGGCGCGGGCGCGATGGCCGGCGCCGCCGTCGGCGCGGCCGGAACCGCAGTGGCCGTCGGTGCTGTCGCGACGGGCGTTGGCGGCGCGGTGGCCGCTGGTGCGCGCATGGCCCCGGCCGCCGCCAAGCTGGCCGGCAGCGGTGCGCGCGCCGCCACGTCGGCGGCCAGCAGCGCGAAGTCGGCGTTCCAGACCGGTTCCGCCGCAGCAGGCGGCGGCGCCAAGGGCGCGATGGCGGGACTGGGCAACGTCGCCAAGACCGGCGCGCAGTCCGCCGGACGCGCTGCCGCATCCCGCGCTTCCGCTGCCGGGCAACGCATGGCCGCGCCGTTCCGTGCGGGCTGGAACGGCGACGCTGGCGCGTCAGCCGGCCAGACCACCACTAGCGAAGCCCCCGCAGGCGCTGCCGCTGCACAGCCCGCCGAGCAGCCCGCCTGGGCCAAGCGGCTGCAACGCCGCCAGCAACTCACCCACGCCGCGACCACCACCGCCCACACGCTGCGCGGTGGCGACGGCGGCGGCTCAGGGCAAGGCCCGAGCCTGCGCGGCTCCGACGACTGA
- the trbG gene encoding P-type conjugative transfer protein TrbG: protein MNDVFRKSALPLILLALAGCATQGKPPPTISLDEPVPVQAQPMPEPPAPVEVVAVPEVLPMPAQLMPTPEAEDAKPTPEPADEKVRVSRANAEARVAPTREGYVNAIQVWPFTDGALYQVYAAVGRVTVVSLQPGEELVTVAAGDTVRWIVGDTSSGSGADLRVNVLVKPIRSGLKTNLVITTSRRTYLLELTSTDKTWMASVSWEYPRDRMLALQRQAQAASAAAPVDRGLSLENLRFRYAISGSNPPWKPLRAFDDGAKVYIQFPAGIAQGDLPPLFVIGAEGDGQLVNYRFRSPYYIVDRLFGAAELRLGGDKGDVVRIERTDGVARRN, encoded by the coding sequence ATGAATGATGTTTTCCGTAAATCCGCCTTGCCGCTGATCCTGCTGGCCCTGGCGGGCTGCGCCACGCAGGGCAAGCCGCCGCCGACCATCTCGCTCGATGAGCCGGTGCCGGTGCAGGCCCAGCCGATGCCGGAGCCGCCCGCGCCCGTGGAGGTGGTGGCCGTGCCCGAGGTGCTGCCGATGCCGGCGCAGTTGATGCCGACTCCCGAGGCCGAGGACGCCAAGCCCACGCCTGAACCTGCCGACGAGAAGGTGCGCGTTTCGCGGGCCAATGCCGAGGCCCGTGTCGCGCCCACGCGCGAGGGCTACGTCAACGCGATTCAGGTGTGGCCGTTCACCGATGGCGCGCTCTATCAGGTCTATGCGGCCGTGGGTCGCGTGACCGTGGTGTCGCTCCAGCCGGGCGAGGAACTGGTGACGGTGGCCGCCGGCGATACCGTGCGCTGGATCGTGGGCGACACGTCCAGCGGCAGCGGTGCCGACCTGCGCGTGAACGTGCTGGTGAAGCCCATCCGCTCGGGCCTCAAGACCAATCTGGTCATCACCACCAGCCGCAGGACGTACTTGCTGGAGCTGACTTCCACGGACAAGACGTGGATGGCGTCAGTCTCGTGGGAGTACCCGCGCGACCGGATGCTGGCCTTGCAGCGCCAGGCGCAGGCGGCCAGCGCCGCCGCGCCGGTCGATCGCGGCCTGTCGCTGGAGAACCTGCGCTTTCGCTACGCGATCAGCGGCAGCAATCCGCCGTGGAAGCCGCTGCGCGCGTTCGACGATGGCGCGAAGGTCTATATCCAGTTTCCCGCAGGCATCGCGCAGGGCGATCTTCCGCCGCTGTTCGTGATCGGGGCCGAAGGCGACGGGCAACTGGTGAACTACCGCTTCCGCTCGCCGTACTACATCGTGGATCGCCTCTTTGGCGCGGCCGAGCTGCGCTTGGGCGGCGACAAGGGCGACGTGGTGCGGATCGAGCGCACGGATGGCGTGGCACGGAGGAACTGA
- a CDS encoding VirB3 family type IV secretion system protein, translating into MSGPDSFAAGFEVPLHRSLTEPILLGGAPRTVAIANGTLAAAVGLGLQLWIPGVVLWIVGHSLAVWGARVDPQFMAVFARHIKHRPLLDV; encoded by the coding sequence ATGAGCGGCCCGGACAGCTTCGCGGCCGGGTTCGAGGTGCCGTTGCATCGCTCGCTCACCGAGCCGATCTTGCTGGGCGGCGCACCGCGCACCGTGGCGATCGCCAACGGCACGCTGGCCGCCGCCGTCGGGCTGGGCCTGCAACTGTGGATTCCTGGCGTCGTGCTTTGGATCGTCGGCCATTCGCTGGCGGTATGGGGTGCGCGCGTCGATCCGCAGTTCATGGCCGTGTTCGCCCGGCACATCAAGCACCGCCCGCTGCTGGACGTGTGA
- a CDS encoding group II intron reverse transcriptase/maturase: MVNDPDFCRIYYVRYADDWMIGVVGSKELASAVKSRATQFLAENLKLELSEEKTLITHAKSDEASFLGFRLSVGDSVKRRMVETEGKRTTLKRVTGWQPRVDVPTLEIVSRLSKSGFCHSVKGKTHFPCSKKSFVALEDHEIVLRYNSVWRGVYNYYCISNNAHKLRWVMYILQYSCLMTLSHKHRIRVPRAIRKYGVFPRITYKGADGEPKDISFWRPPTWRQVKSPSERPLDINVLVAKTGRLTRSRLGSPCAVCGNPHGVEMHHVRALRKGNKTIANGFNRIMSAINRKQLPVCRSCHDGIHAGRYDGVKLSDLAYIPQ, translated from the coding sequence ATGGTCAACGACCCTGATTTTTGCCGCATCTACTATGTGCGCTACGCGGACGACTGGATGATTGGTGTTGTTGGTAGCAAGGAATTGGCCAGCGCGGTCAAGTCTAGGGCAACGCAATTTCTCGCCGAGAACCTAAAGCTGGAACTGTCGGAGGAGAAGACACTAATCACCCACGCCAAGTCGGATGAAGCTTCTTTCTTGGGCTTTCGCCTATCCGTCGGCGACTCTGTAAAGCGTCGCATGGTCGAAACAGAAGGAAAGCGGACAACGCTTAAGCGTGTGACCGGATGGCAGCCAAGAGTCGACGTCCCGACGCTGGAGATTGTCTCCCGGCTGAGTAAGTCAGGTTTTTGCCACTCAGTAAAAGGCAAGACCCATTTCCCGTGTTCCAAGAAGTCCTTCGTGGCTTTGGAGGATCATGAAATAGTCCTGAGGTATAACTCGGTCTGGAGAGGGGTCTACAACTACTACTGCATCAGCAATAACGCCCACAAGCTCAGATGGGTAATGTACATCCTCCAGTATTCATGCCTAATGACCCTAAGTCACAAGCATCGGATTAGAGTCCCAAGAGCCATCAGGAAATATGGTGTGTTTCCTCGAATCACTTACAAAGGAGCGGACGGGGAGCCCAAGGACATCTCGTTCTGGAGACCCCCTACGTGGCGGCAGGTTAAATCCCCATCGGAAAGACCACTAGATATCAATGTACTGGTGGCTAAGACGGGGAGGCTCACCCGCAGCCGTCTGGGCAGTCCCTGTGCGGTATGCGGCAACCCACATGGTGTAGAAATGCACCACGTACGGGCGCTGCGTAAAGGGAACAAGACCATTGCGAATGGCTTCAACAGAATCATGAGTGCCATCAATCGAAAACAGCTGCCGGTTTGCCGCAGTTGTCACGATGGGATCCATGCTGGAAGGTACGACGGCGTGAAGCTGTCGGATCTTGCCTACATACCCCAATGA
- the trbF gene encoding conjugal transfer protein TrbF, translating into MRFKKPQVRYADTPQPATPYQAAGQVWDDRIGSPRVQAKNWRLMAFGCLTLALLMAGGLVWRSAQSIVTPYVVEVDNAGQVRAVGEAATPYRPNDAQTAHHIARFVTLVRSLSIDPIVVRQNWLDAYDYTTDKGAAVLNDYARVNDPFARIGKESVTVQITSVVRASDTSFNVRWTERRYVNGAAAGLERWTAVVSIVLQPPRTEERLRKNPLGIYVNGLSWSRELDSSEGAKP; encoded by the coding sequence ATGCGATTCAAGAAACCGCAGGTGCGCTACGCCGACACGCCGCAGCCTGCCACGCCGTACCAAGCTGCCGGCCAGGTATGGGACGACCGTATCGGCTCGCCGCGCGTGCAGGCGAAGAACTGGCGCTTGATGGCCTTCGGCTGCCTCACGCTCGCGCTGCTGATGGCCGGCGGCCTGGTGTGGCGCTCGGCGCAATCCATCGTGACGCCCTACGTGGTGGAGGTGGACAACGCCGGTCAGGTGCGCGCCGTCGGCGAAGCCGCTACGCCGTACCGGCCCAACGATGCGCAGACGGCGCACCACATCGCGCGCTTCGTGACGCTGGTGCGCTCGCTGTCCATCGACCCCATCGTCGTCCGCCAAAACTGGCTGGACGCCTACGACTACACGACCGACAAAGGCGCAGCCGTGCTCAACGATTACGCGCGGGTCAACGACCCGTTCGCGCGCATCGGCAAGGAGTCGGTGACGGTGCAGATCACCAGCGTCGTGCGCGCCAGCGACACGTCTTTCAACGTGCGCTGGACGGAACGGCGCTACGTCAACGGCGCAGCGGCGGGCCTGGAACGGTGGACGGCGGTGGTGTCCATCGTGCTCCAGCCGCCGCGCACCGAAGAGCGCCTGCGCAAGAACCCGCTTGGCATCTACGTCAACGGCCTGTCGTGGAGCCGCGAACTGGATTCTTCCGAAGGAGCAAAGCCATGA
- a CDS encoding reverse transcriptase domain-containing protein, whose protein sequence is MKIIERLETLRKLNRNPEWINDNIFRLVCSPQMAVLAYEQIKSKPGNMTVGDDGVTLDHISLEAIGTLCESIKNGSYSPKPVRRKFIPKANGKSRPLGIPSPRDKIVQEMIREILECIYDTSEAPTFSQHSHGFRPHLSCHTAINEFTKWQGVTWLVEGDIKGFFDNIDHHILITMLRKRIKDERFINLVWSFLRAGIREEDGSLSSSKLGTPQGGIISPILANIYLHEFDCWVMDLQKELNKGVKRKANPEWRSLIRRGIT, encoded by the coding sequence ATGAAAATCATTGAAAGGCTTGAAACTCTGAGAAAGTTGAACCGGAATCCGGAGTGGATTAACGACAACATCTTCAGGTTGGTGTGCTCACCTCAAATGGCCGTCCTGGCCTACGAGCAGATCAAATCGAAACCAGGGAACATGACTGTCGGGGACGACGGAGTCACCCTTGATCACATCTCTTTGGAAGCAATAGGCACGCTGTGCGAATCGATTAAAAATGGTTCGTACTCCCCGAAACCTGTTCGCAGGAAATTCATACCTAAAGCAAACGGGAAGTCCAGGCCTCTGGGTATACCGTCTCCGAGAGACAAGATTGTCCAAGAAATGATTCGAGAAATCCTCGAATGCATCTACGACACGAGCGAGGCTCCAACATTCTCACAGCACAGCCATGGCTTCAGACCGCATCTGAGTTGCCATACGGCAATAAATGAGTTCACCAAATGGCAGGGGGTGACCTGGTTAGTCGAAGGGGACATTAAAGGCTTCTTCGACAACATCGACCATCATATCCTCATTACGATGCTCCGTAAGCGCATCAAGGATGAGAGGTTCATCAACCTTGTCTGGTCTTTCCTGCGAGCGGGAATTCGAGAAGAAGATGGCTCGCTGTCATCCAGTAAGCTCGGAACGCCCCAGGGTGGAATCATCAGCCCTATACTCGCAAACATTTACCTGCACGAGTTCGACTGCTGGGTCATGGATCTTCAGAAAGAACTCAACAAGGGAGTGAAGAGGAAAGCGAATCCGGAATGGCGCAGCCTGATTAGAAGAGGGATTACCTGA
- a CDS encoding DUF2274 domain-containing protein yields MSTTKKLRLGPLPKTESVKLTFACPASLKADLDRYAAMHAQTYGEAVDAEKLIPHMLEAFMAGDRGFKRTQPKNGKAAPA; encoded by the coding sequence ATGAGCACGACCAAGAAGCTGCGGCTCGGGCCGCTGCCCAAGACCGAAAGCGTCAAACTGACCTTTGCCTGCCCGGCCAGCTTGAAAGCCGACCTCGACCGCTACGCCGCGATGCACGCGCAGACGTATGGCGAGGCGGTCGATGCAGAGAAGTTGATCCCGCACATGCTGGAGGCGTTCATGGCGGGGGATCGGGGCTTCAAGCGAACACAGCCCAAAAACGGAAAAGCCGCCCCTGCGTGA
- the trbJ gene encoding P-type conjugative transfer protein TrbJ, protein MKKRLIAAAVAAMLCTATAHAQWVVVDPTNLVQNTLTAIRTLEQINNQIQQLQNEARMLMNQARNLASLPSSVVNQLRANLATTERLIAQARGLAYDVTNLDREFARLYPEQYAATVSGDQMYRDAQERWRNTLNGLQTTMQMQAQASQNLHDDEGVLADLVGKSQSAQGALQAMQAMNQLLALQAKQSIQSQRLQITQDRAASLELARQAAATERAREVRRRFLGEGTPYTPQSVNFYRD, encoded by the coding sequence ATGAAAAAGCGCCTTATCGCTGCCGCCGTCGCAGCCATGCTTTGCACCGCCACCGCCCATGCGCAATGGGTCGTGGTCGATCCAACAAACCTCGTGCAGAACACGCTGACCGCGATCCGCACGCTGGAGCAGATCAACAACCAGATCCAGCAGCTCCAGAACGAAGCGCGGATGCTGATGAACCAGGCGCGCAACCTCGCCAGCCTGCCGTCCAGTGTGGTGAACCAGTTGCGCGCCAACCTGGCGACGACCGAGCGGCTGATCGCCCAAGCCAGAGGCTTGGCCTACGACGTGACGAACCTCGATCGAGAGTTCGCGCGCTTGTACCCCGAGCAGTACGCCGCCACCGTCAGCGGCGACCAGATGTACCGCGACGCGCAGGAGCGTTGGCGGAACACGCTCAACGGCTTGCAGACCACCATGCAGATGCAGGCCCAGGCATCGCAGAACCTCCATGATGACGAGGGCGTGCTGGCGGATCTCGTCGGCAAGAGCCAGTCGGCGCAAGGCGCGCTGCAAGCGATGCAGGCCATGAACCAGTTGCTCGCCTTGCAGGCCAAGCAGTCGATCCAGTCGCAGCGGCTCCAGATCACGCAAGACCGGGCCGCCTCGCTGGAACTGGCGCGGCAGGCGGCGGCCACCGAGCGCGCCCGCGAAGTGCGGCGGCGCTTCCTCGGGGAAGGCACGCCGTACACGCCGCAGTCCGTCAACTTCTACCGCGACTGA